Part of the Usitatibacter palustris genome, CGAACACGTTGTTGATGCCACCCGTGAACGTGTAGTTCTTGTTGATACGCCAGGTTGCGGCGATATCGAAGTAGCTACGCTCGTCGATCTGCTTGTCCACCTCGGGGTACGCGGCCGACAGCAGCGGGTTGCTGCTCGAGGCCTCGTTCTTGACTTCCGAGATGTAGCGCCACGTGATCGCGGCATCCACGTTCCACGGCATCGCCCAGGTCGCACGGAACTTGTGCTTCCAGTCCGGGAGAACGCCCAGCGTGACGCCGCACGTCGTGCCGAACAGGCCGGCGCAATCGTACTCGCCGAGGCCCGGCAGCTGCTCCTGCTTGAACTCCTTCAGGTACGTCCCGAGGAAGTTCAGGTTCAGGCTGCCCATGTCGCCGAACTTGTGCGTCCAGTTCACGCCGATGTCCACGCCCGACGTCTTCCACTTCGCGATGTTGATGTTCGTCGCGACGATCTGCGCTTGCGGCAGGAGCCAGAGGGTACCGGCCGAGTCGCGCGTGATCAGGGAGCAGAAGGCTGCGGAGCCGGTTTGCAAGCACTGGTCGAGGATCGTCGGCGGGGGAACGTTGCCGATGACGTCTTCCACCTTGATCTGGTAGTAGTCGACCGAGGCGCTCAGGTTCGGCATCGGCTCGAAGACGATACCAGCGGTGTAGCTCTTCGACTCTTCCGGCTTCAGGTTGGGGTTGCCGCCGAACAGGGCGTTGTACTGGCCCGCGAAGCTGTCGAGGATGCGGCCGTACTGGGCAGCCGTGACACCGGTGCGTGCGCACTGGGCCAGGGTCGCCGTCGGGGTCGCGCCTGCGCACGGATCCGCGTCGTTGTTGTACAGGCCCGGCGTCTGCGGCGTGAACAGTTCGAACACGTTCGCGGCGCGCACGGCCTGCTGGTAGCTACCGCGCAGGCGCGCTTCCTTGACCGGCGCCCATTCGATGCCCAGACCATACGAGTCGGTCTTCTGGTTCGTGCTGTAGTCCGAACGACGGTAGCTGCCGCTGACGCTCAGGAGATGCGCAAAGTCCACGCGCTCCAGGATCGGCAGGCGGGCTTCCATGAAGTAATCCTTCACGGCCACTTGGCCCGCAACACCGCCCGTCGAGCCGCCCTGGCCGGCGAGGTCGCCGGTGGAGAAGGCCGTATCGACTTCACGGACCAGCTCGTCCACGCGACGCTCGAAGCCGAACGACACGCCGACGCCGCTACGCGCGCCCGGCATCTTGATGCCGTAGTCGCCGAGGTCGGCACCGATCGTGGCGCCCATCACGGCGGTCGAGGTGAAGCCCGTCTGCATGCCCGGGATCTGGACGTAGTTGAGCGCGTCTTGCGTCACGCCACCGAGGGTCCAGAGGTTGTACGGGCGGCAGTTCGGATCCGAACCATCGAGTACCGAGCGGCAGACCGCGGCGCCCGTGGCCGGATCGGCCACGACGTCGAGGGCGCGCTGGCTGCGCGAGATCGAGAACTCGTTGCGGTAGACCTGCTGGTACACGACGCGGCCGAGGGTGCCGTACACGTCGTAGTTCCAATACTGGGCCACGTCGCCCTTGATGCCCAACACGCCGCGATACGACGTGTTGCGGAGGTCGGCCTGGCGGCCGCCGCCTTCGGTGTTGCGACGCAGGATCACGACGTCATGCGTCGAGGTCGCGCTGGTGAGGCCCATGGCGGAACGCCAGTCGGCCGACAGCAGCGGGTTCGCGCCCGTCACGCTGACCAGTACGCCGAACAGACCCGAGGGGGCGATCTGCGCGACCGTGTGGTTGTCGTGGAAGGCAAACTCGGAGTAGATGCGCGCCGAGGGCGTCACGTCATAGTGTGCGGACGCGTCGAACGAGTAGCGCTGCGAGGGACGCTGGTAGTAGTTGAGCGGACCGAAGTTGTACTGGTCGGTCGCAGCCACGAACGGACGGACGCCACCTTGCGCGTTCGCCACGGTACGGGCCGGGCCCGTGCCGCCGTTCAGCAGGAACTGGCCGGGGTAGCTCGTACCCGAGCCGCCGCAGACGAAGTTCGAGCCCGACGGGTTCAGCGAGCACGCGCTGAAGTCGCGCTCGGACTGCAGCACGGCCTTCGTGTCGGTGTAGCCGAAGAACACCGTCGCGTTGCCCTTGCCGTTGGCGAAGTTGCCGCCGAGGATCAGGTTCACGTCGATGACTTCGCCGTCGGTCTTGATGTCGCCCGGGACCTTGAACTGGGCCGGGTTGGTGTTCGCGCGACCCTGGACGAGATCGGCGATGCCCTTCGGGTTGTTCTGCTGGTGGTTGTAGAACGAGTAGTTCACCTCGCCCTGAACACCCTCGAAGTTGTCCTGCATGATGAAGTTCACGACGCCAGCAACGGCGTCCGAACCGTACACAGCCGAGGCACCGCCCGTGAGGACGTCGATGCGGCGGATCAGTGCGGCGGGAATCTGGTTCAAGTCCGCGGCCCAGCTGCCGATCGGGCTGCCCGGGGGCAGACGGCGACCGTTCACGAGGACCAGGGTGCGGGTCGAACCGAGGTTGCGCAGGTTGACCGTTGCCGTACCCGTGGCACCGTTCGAATCGCTGCTGCCGTACTCGGCCATGACCTGCGGAAGGTTGTTGAGCAGGCTCTCGACGTTGCGCACGCCTTCGAGCTTGATGTCCTCGGCGCGGATGACCGCGACCGGGCTGGCACCTTCGAGCTCGGGCGCCTGGATGCGCGAGCCGGTGACTTCGATCTTCTCGACTTTCGTCGAGGCTTGGGTGGGTTGCTGCGCGAAGGCCAGCGGGGCTGCCATCAATGCAATGGCGATTTCCGTGGCCAAGACGCAGGGCTTCTTGGCGAAAGACCTAAATCTCGGATTCATCGTTGTAATTTCCCCCAGGTGAAAAGCAAAAAAACCTATTGAAATACATGAACTTGCTTAGAGAGTGAGCCTTGTGTGCGATATACCTTACAAGGCGTTGACACGCGTCGGATGATAGCTACTGGCTGTGAATTATCCAACAATTTTTTGCCCATTGTTGCGCAATTGCAACAGTGGGAGACAGCAGGATTCGCTCCGTTGCAGCTGGGCACTAGAACGGGGCTGGAACGCCCCATTTCTGTTACATAAATACAACGTGTATTAAACGGTGTGTGCCGGGGTCCGACCGGGCCGGAAACGGCCCGCAACCCAAGGCGGTGCAGTGGGTCCGGAGCGCCAAAGGGGGGGCGGAGGGGCCTCGTTCGTGATAGAATCTTTCGGTTTCAAAAGATGAGATGGGCCTCGGCCCATTTTTTGTTTGTGAAGGCGATTCGCGACCTCGAAACTTGGCTGTCCGAGGGCCTGACGGGCCTTGGTTACGAGCTCGTCGACCTCGAAGCTTCCCGCAGCGGCTTGATGAGAGTTTTCATCGACCGGCCGGCGGGCATTACGGTCGAGGACTGCGCGAGCGTGAGCAACTACCTCACGCGCGCTTTCGCAGTGGAAGGAATTGAATACGAGCGTCTCGAAGTTTCGTCGCCCGGTCTGGACCGGCCGCTGAAGCGTCTGGCGGACTTCGAGCGATTCACGGGACGAGAAGCCACTGTGCGGCTGAAGCTGCCCCAGGATGGGCGGCGCCGTTTCGAGGGGCGCGTGATCCGCGTCGAAGGCAGCAGCGTGATTCTGGAAGTCGAGGGCAGTCCGGTGACGCTCGCGATCGAGGACATCGATCGTGCGAGGCTCGTCCCGGAAATTTAAGGATTTGGAGAGAACCTAAAAATCATGAGTCGGGACATCCTGTTGCTGGTCGAGGCGCTGTCGCGCGAAAAGAACGTCGCGAAAGACACCGTATTCCTCGCGCTCGAACTCGCCCTTGCCTCCGCGACGAAGAAGCGATTCAAGGACGAAGTGGACGTGCGCGTCGAAATCGATCGCGAGAGCGGTGATTACAACGCCTTCCGTCGCTGGACCGTCGTGCCCGACGAGGAGCATGAGGAGCCCGCGCACCAGATCGCCATTACCGATGCGCTCGCCGAAGATGTCGAGGCGAAGGTGGGCGACGTGCACGAAGAGCCCCTCGAGGCCGAGGAATTCGGTCGCATCGGGGCGCAGGCTGCCAAGCAGGTGATCCTGCAGAAGATCCGCGACGCGGAACGCGAGCAGATCCTCAATGACTTCCTCGAGCGCGGCGAATCCCTGGTGACCGGGACCGTGAAGCGCGCCGAGCGGGGCAACCTGATCGTCGAATCGGGGCGCGTCGAAGCGCTGCTGCCCCGTGACCAGTTGATCCCGAAGGAAAACCTGCGCGTGAGCGATCGCGTCCGCGCCTACATCCAGAAGATCGATCGGCAGGCCCGCGGCCCGCAACTCATCCTGTCGCGCGTGGCGCCGGAGTTCCTCGTGAAGCTCTTCGAGCTCGAGGTTCCGGAGATCGAGGAAGGCCTTCTCGAGATCAGGGCCGCCGCCCGCGATCCAGGCCTGCGCGCCAAGATCGCCGTGAAGTCCAATGATCCCCGGGTCGATCCGGTCGGCACTTGTGTCGGCATGCGCGGCTCGCGCGTGCAGGCCGTGACCCAGGAACTTGCCGGCGAACGCGTCGACATCATCCTCTGGTCCGCAGACGCCGCGCAGTTCGTGATCAACGCGCTCGCGCCCGCCGAGGTGAGCTCCATCGTCGTGGACGAGGAGCGCCGCTCGATGGACGTGGTCGTCGAAGAAGACCAGCTCGCCCTCGCCATCGGCAAGGGCGGGCAGAATGTGCGCCTTGCCTCCGAACTGACGGGCTGGCAACTGAACATCATGACCGTCGAGCAACGCGAGCAGAAGAGCGTCGAAGAGACGACCGGATTGCGCGCACTCTTCATGGAGAAGCTCGACGTCGACGAAGAAGTCGCGGAGATCCTCGTCCAGGAAGGATTCACGTCGCTCGACGAAGTGGCGTACGTGCCGCTCAACGAAATGCTCGAGATCGACGCGTTCGACGAGGAGACGGTCAACGAGCTTCGCCGTCGCGCGCGCAATGCGCTCCTCACCGAAGCGATCCAGAGCGAAGAGAAAGTCGAACACGCCGCCGAGGACCTCCAGGTCATGGACGGCATGGACAACGAAACCGCCCGCGTGCTCGCCGCGAAGGGCATCACGACGATGGACGCCCTGGCTGACCTCGATACCGAAGAGCTCACCGAAATGACTGGGATGGATGCGGATCGCGCGAGCAAGCTGATCATGACGGCGCGCGCGCCGTGGTTCAAGGAATCGCAGGCCTCCGCCTAAGGCGGACGCCCGGAGAAAATCACACGATGGCAAAGTCGAACGTCGCCCAATTCGCCACGGAGCTCAAGCTCCCGGTAGAGCTGCTGCTCGAGCAGCTCGCCGCGGCTGGCGTAAAGAAGAAAGCCGGCGATGACGCCATCACCGAGCAGGACAAGACGCGCCTGCTCGACTACCTGCAGGAAGTGCACGGCAAGAAGGACGAGAAGAAGAAGATCACGCTGACGCGCAAGCAGACCACGGAGATCAAGCGCGCCGACTCGACTGGCAAGGCCCGCACGATCCAGGTCGAGGTGCGCAAGAAGCGCACCTTCGTGAAGGTCGACAAGGTCGAGGCCCCGGTCGAGCCGGTGGAAGTGAAGCCGGTCGCCCCGCCCGCACCCATCATCAACGAGGACGAGGCGCGCAAGCGCGAAGCCGAGGCGAAGCGCCAGGCCGAGCTGGCAGCGCGACAGGCCGCCGATGCGCAGTCGCGCACGAAGAAGGCCGCTGCGGTCACGAGCAAGAAGAAGGCCGACGAAGTCGCGGCCGAAGCACCCGCCGCTCCCGCGGCCGCGCCGGCCGATGCCGAAGCGCCGAAGAAGAAGCGCGTCATCCGCAAGAAGGGTGAAGAGCCCGCGACCGAGGCCGAAGCGCCGACGCTCGTGGAGGTCAAGGCCGAGGCGCCTGCCGCCACCGAAGCGAAGTCTGCCGAGGGCGAAAAGGCTGCTGCCGAAGGCACGCTGCACCGCCCGGTGATCAAGCCCGCCGACAAGGCGGCCAAGGCGAAGGCCAAGCCCGACAAGAAGGCGGTGAAGCCCGCGACCTCCTGGGTCGATGACGCGGCGCGCCGCCGCATGATCAAGACGCGTGGTGATGCCTCTGGCGGCCGCGCTGGTTGGCGTGCCGGCCCGCGTGGGGCACGTCATCGCGATGACGAAGGTGGGACGGACTTCGTCGCACCGGCCGAACCCAAGATTCTCGAGGTGCCGATTCCCGAGACCATCTCCGTGAGTGATCTCGCCCACAAGATGTCTGTGAAGGCGGCCGAGGTTATCAAGACGATGATGAAGATGGGCACGATGGTCACGATCAACCAGGTCCTCGACCAGGAGACCGCGATGATCGTCGTCCAGGAAATGGGCCACCTTGCCAAGCCGGCAAAGCTCGACGACCCCGAGGCGTTCCTCACGGCCGCTTCTGCCGACGATGCTTCCGCGGAGATTCGCCCGCCGGTCGTCACGGTGATGGGCCACGTCGACCACGGCAAGACCTCGCTCCTCGATGCGATCCGCAAGGCGCGCGTCGCGGTTGGCGAAGCGGGCGGCATCACCCAGCACATCGGCGCATATCACGTCGAGACGCCGCGCGGCGTCATCACGTTCCTCGACACGCCGGGCCACGAAGCCTTCACGGCGATGCGTGCGCGCGGCAGCCAGATCACCGACATCGTCGTGCTCGTCGTCGCTGCTGACGATGGCGTGATGCCGCAGACGGTGGAGGCGGTGAACCACGCGAAGGCCGCGAAGGTGCCGATCGTCGTCGCCGTGAACAAGATCGACAAGCCCGAGGCGAATCCGCAGCGGGTCAAGCAGGAGTTGCTCGCGCACGAAGTCGTGCCCGAAGAATTCGGCGGGGAAACGCAGTTCGTCGACGTTTCCGCCAAGACCGGACAAGGCATCGACCGCATGCTGGAGCTGATCCAGCTGCAGGCCGAGGTTCTCGAACTGCGCGCTCCGCGTAACGCGCCTGCGAAGGGCGTGGTCATCGAATCGCGCCTCGACAAGGGACGTGGCCCGGTGGCGACGATCCTCGTGAAGTCCGGCACCCTGCGCAAGGGCGACATCGTCCTCGCGGGCGCCGTGTTCGGCCGCGTGCGCGCGATGAGCGACGAGAACGGCAAGAGCGTGAACGAAGCGGGTCCCTCGATCCCGGTGGAAATCCAGGGTCTGCAGGACGTGCCGCGTGCGGGCGACGACGTGCTGGTGCTCAATGACGAGCGCAAGGCACGCGAGATCGCGCTGTTCCGCCAGGGCAAATTCCGCGACGTGAAGCTCGCCAAGCAACAGGCGGCCAAGCTCGAGAATGTCTTCGACCAGCTGGCCGAAGGCGCGAAGACGCTGGCGCTCATCATCAAGGCCGACGTTCAGGGCTCGTATGAGGGCCTCGCGCATGCGCTCGTGAAGCTCTCCACCGCCGAGGTGAAGGTGAGCATCATCCACACGGGCGTGGGCGGCATCACCGAATCGGACATCAACCTCGCCCTCGCCTCGAAGGCGGTGGTGATCGGCTTCAACACGCGCGCCGACGTTGCGGCACGCAAGCTTGCCGAGCACTCGGGCGTCGACATCCGCTACTACAACATCATTTACGACGCGGTCGACGACGTGAAGGCCGCGATCAACGGCATGCTCGCCCCCGAGCGCAAGGAAAGCGTCATCGGCCAGGTCGAGATCCGGAACGTGTTCCGCATCTCGAAGGTCGGCTCCGTCGCCGGTT contains:
- a CDS encoding TonB-dependent receptor domain-containing protein; protein product: MATEIAIALMAAPLAFAQQPTQASTKVEKIEVTGSRIQAPELEGASPVAVIRAEDIKLEGVRNVESLLNNLPQVMAEYGSSDSNGATGTATVNLRNLGSTRTLVLVNGRRLPPGSPIGSWAADLNQIPAALIRRIDVLTGGASAVYGSDAVAGVVNFIMQDNFEGVQGEVNYSFYNHQQNNPKGIADLVQGRANTNPAQFKVPGDIKTDGEVIDVNLILGGNFANGKGNATVFFGYTDTKAVLQSERDFSACSLNPSGSNFVCGGSGTSYPGQFLLNGGTGPARTVANAQGGVRPFVAATDQYNFGPLNYYQRPSQRYSFDASAHYDVTPSARIYSEFAFHDNHTVAQIAPSGLFGVLVSVTGANPLLSADWRSAMGLTSATSTHDVVILRRNTEGGGRQADLRNTSYRGVLGIKGDVAQYWNYDVYGTLGRVVYQQVYRNEFSISRSQRALDVVADPATGAAVCRSVLDGSDPNCRPYNLWTLGGVTQDALNYVQIPGMQTGFTSTAVMGATIGADLGDYGIKMPGARSGVGVSFGFERRVDELVREVDTAFSTGDLAGQGGSTGGVAGQVAVKDYFMEARLPILERVDFAHLLSVSGSYRRSDYSTNQKTDSYGLGIEWAPVKEARLRGSYQQAVRAANVFELFTPQTPGLYNNDADPCAGATPTATLAQCARTGVTAAQYGRILDSFAGQYNALFGGNPNLKPEESKSYTAGIVFEPMPNLSASVDYYQIKVEDVIGNVPPPTILDQCLQTGSAAFCSLITRDSAGTLWLLPQAQIVATNINIAKWKTSGVDIGVNWTHKFGDMGSLNLNFLGTYLKEFKQEQLPGLGEYDCAGLFGTTCGVTLGVLPDWKHKFRATWAMPWNVDAAITWRYISEVKNEASSSNPLLSAAYPEVDKQIDERSYFDIAATWRINKNYTFTGGINNVFDKDPPIVSSIAAGAPFGNGNTYPNVYDTLGRKIFLTFTAKF
- the rimP gene encoding ribosome maturation factor RimP, whose amino-acid sequence is MRWASAHFLFVKAIRDLETWLSEGLTGLGYELVDLEASRSGLMRVFIDRPAGITVEDCASVSNYLTRAFAVEGIEYERLEVSSPGLDRPLKRLADFERFTGREATVRLKLPQDGRRRFEGRVIRVEGSSVILEVEGSPVTLAIEDIDRARLVPEI
- the nusA gene encoding transcription termination factor NusA, with the protein product MSRDILLLVEALSREKNVAKDTVFLALELALASATKKRFKDEVDVRVEIDRESGDYNAFRRWTVVPDEEHEEPAHQIAITDALAEDVEAKVGDVHEEPLEAEEFGRIGAQAAKQVILQKIRDAEREQILNDFLERGESLVTGTVKRAERGNLIVESGRVEALLPRDQLIPKENLRVSDRVRAYIQKIDRQARGPQLILSRVAPEFLVKLFELEVPEIEEGLLEIRAAARDPGLRAKIAVKSNDPRVDPVGTCVGMRGSRVQAVTQELAGERVDIILWSADAAQFVINALAPAEVSSIVVDEERRSMDVVVEEDQLALAIGKGGQNVRLASELTGWQLNIMTVEQREQKSVEETTGLRALFMEKLDVDEEVAEILVQEGFTSLDEVAYVPLNEMLEIDAFDEETVNELRRRARNALLTEAIQSEEKVEHAAEDLQVMDGMDNETARVLAAKGITTMDALADLDTEELTEMTGMDADRASKLIMTARAPWFKESQASA
- the infB gene encoding translation initiation factor IF-2; its protein translation is MAKSNVAQFATELKLPVELLLEQLAAAGVKKKAGDDAITEQDKTRLLDYLQEVHGKKDEKKKITLTRKQTTEIKRADSTGKARTIQVEVRKKRTFVKVDKVEAPVEPVEVKPVAPPAPIINEDEARKREAEAKRQAELAARQAADAQSRTKKAAAVTSKKKADEVAAEAPAAPAAAPADAEAPKKKRVIRKKGEEPATEAEAPTLVEVKAEAPAATEAKSAEGEKAAAEGTLHRPVIKPADKAAKAKAKPDKKAVKPATSWVDDAARRRMIKTRGDASGGRAGWRAGPRGARHRDDEGGTDFVAPAEPKILEVPIPETISVSDLAHKMSVKAAEVIKTMMKMGTMVTINQVLDQETAMIVVQEMGHLAKPAKLDDPEAFLTAASADDASAEIRPPVVTVMGHVDHGKTSLLDAIRKARVAVGEAGGITQHIGAYHVETPRGVITFLDTPGHEAFTAMRARGSQITDIVVLVVAADDGVMPQTVEAVNHAKAAKVPIVVAVNKIDKPEANPQRVKQELLAHEVVPEEFGGETQFVDVSAKTGQGIDRMLELIQLQAEVLELRAPRNAPAKGVVIESRLDKGRGPVATILVKSGTLRKGDIVLAGAVFGRVRAMSDENGKSVNEAGPSIPVEIQGLQDVPRAGDDVLVLNDERKAREIALFRQGKFRDVKLAKQQAAKLENVFDQLAEGAKTLALIIKADVQGSYEGLAHALVKLSTAEVKVSIIHTGVGGITESDINLALASKAVVIGFNTRADVAARKLAEHSGVDIRYYNIIYDAVDDVKAAINGMLAPERKESVIGQVEIRNVFRISKVGSVAGCMVTDGLVRRNSSVRVVRGGVVVHSGELDSLKRFKDDVKEVKSGFECGLSLKGFNDIQVGDMLEVFEVVEVARSLA